Proteins encoded within one genomic window of Mesobacillus subterraneus:
- a CDS encoding phage tail protein produces MKVWLKQKKNGSETDYVLQTLSDTGVKSFYESYQQSNKALIEANEAEVEHQMALKELGDTLRPLVTDATEFTTKMIEWATEFINTAKESEGFRTKVSEVFNGIKTIIKDVLDVVVPYIQENLNKIKQFWDENGSQIKAALKVLLPFLKSIIMDFIGAVKNVIDGGLNIILGIVKLFSSLLTGDFKGMWEGAKQIFFGAVEAIWGLLQLGFMGKILKIFKTFGGKTADTVIDIYKKVTGKFDDLQKKAGDIFRKVGEVIISPFKKAKDAIAKAIDQIKGLFNFQFKWPKLKMPTFQIKGSMNPVKWLEEGVPRLSVKWNAQGAIFTRPTIFGAYGGQLQGGGEAGPEAALPLNEENLSAIGRGIASTMRDIKQSIQIVMMTPDAQVLAELVVDPVTEMQEFRNGRFKR; encoded by the coding sequence ATGAAGGTCTGGCTAAAGCAAAAAAAGAATGGCTCAGAAACCGACTATGTGTTGCAGACATTATCAGATACCGGAGTTAAAAGTTTTTATGAATCCTACCAACAATCTAACAAAGCATTGATCGAAGCAAATGAGGCAGAGGTTGAACATCAGATGGCATTGAAAGAACTTGGCGATACTCTGCGGCCGTTAGTCACTGATGCCACTGAATTCACAACAAAGATGATTGAATGGGCTACAGAATTTATCAACACTGCAAAAGAATCTGAGGGATTTCGCACCAAAGTTTCTGAAGTCTTTAACGGAATAAAAACAATCATTAAAGATGTATTAGATGTTGTCGTGCCATATATACAAGAAAACCTCAACAAAATAAAGCAATTTTGGGACGAAAATGGCTCTCAAATAAAGGCGGCTCTAAAGGTTCTTCTTCCATTTTTAAAATCAATAATTATGGATTTTATTGGCGCAGTAAAAAATGTAATTGATGGCGGACTAAATATCATTTTGGGGATTGTTAAACTTTTCTCATCTCTTTTAACTGGTGACTTTAAAGGAATGTGGGAAGGAGCGAAACAAATTTTCTTTGGAGCAGTAGAAGCTATTTGGGGACTTCTGCAACTTGGATTCATGGGTAAGATCTTAAAAATATTTAAAACATTTGGTGGTAAAACTGCAGATACGGTAATCGACATCTACAAAAAAGTGACTGGCAAATTCGATGACTTGCAGAAAAAAGCTGGGGATATATTCAGAAAGGTAGGGGAAGTGATTATAAGTCCATTTAAAAAAGCGAAAGATGCCATTGCCAAAGCTATTGATCAAATAAAAGGACTGTTCAACTTCCAATTTAAATGGCCAAAATTAAAGATGCCAACATTCCAGATCAAAGGCTCGATGAACCCGGTTAAATGGCTTGAAGAGGGCGTACCAAGATTATCAGTAAAATGGAATGCGCAAGGTGCAATCTTCACAAGACCTACCATTTTCGGAGCATATGGCGGTCAGCTCCAGGGCGGAGGAGAAGCCGGACCTGAAGCGGCACTTCCTTTAAACGAGGAGAACCTTAGTGCCATTGGTCGTGGTATCGCTTCAACAATGAGAGACATCAAGCAGTCCATACAAATTGTAATGATGACGCCAGATGCTCAAGTTTTAGCAGAGTTGGTTGTTGATCCAGTGACAGAAATGCAAGAGTTTCGTAACGGAAGGTTTAAGAGGTGA
- a CDS encoding distal tail protein Dit yields MTYSFTFNGIRKNFVFCDDEGKTEQIFASLTRNFLKVPGMPGAHLESTDTEVRVIKQPIFFQGIDDADLLKKEEELAQWLVTEKAVPLIFDKYPTRTYFAVVSGTLDIQEMLRIGEGEITFICPDPYKYGPLKTNPPIIDLAAPVVLRNDGTVDAKPNIKVTLKQPTTYLDIIGENDYMRIGRPVDIDKAAVAEKETILHDTMSTLTGWGDAANTDIDGGVVTGTMASDGAKFYASSFGTGTSWHGPAKIKSLGQELADFEVALQPILDNDDLSKVGRIELYLLDVNKKAVAKLAIKDISKGQGGNIVEIRVGDNVVNTFLINEYGTNWNTWHDFNGLLQLTNKGNKWTAYVCKFINGQADQRTARKLVEWTDLNNQFTSKVAHVVVHIGANGTSTPSQMSIQDLKVFNLNQLSESQIPYIGLEGDVFEFDYARSVILKNGEFFYKKDFGARFFGLRPGDNPVVFSPPEVIGKVEAEWSPPYR; encoded by the coding sequence ATGACATACTCCTTTACTTTTAATGGAATTAGGAAGAACTTTGTATTTTGCGATGATGAAGGGAAAACGGAACAAATCTTTGCCTCTCTAACAAGAAACTTTTTAAAGGTTCCGGGAATGCCTGGTGCTCACCTTGAGAGTACTGATACAGAGGTCAGAGTTATTAAACAACCTATCTTTTTTCAAGGTATTGATGACGCCGATTTATTGAAAAAAGAGGAAGAATTAGCACAATGGTTAGTGACGGAAAAAGCAGTCCCCTTGATATTTGATAAATACCCTACCAGAACATATTTTGCTGTTGTCTCAGGAACGTTAGATATTCAAGAAATGTTGAGAATAGGAGAAGGCGAAATCACTTTTATTTGCCCGGACCCATACAAATACGGCCCGTTAAAGACGAATCCTCCTATTATAGATTTAGCAGCGCCGGTTGTGTTAAGAAACGATGGCACAGTGGATGCTAAACCAAATATAAAAGTCACGTTGAAACAGCCTACCACTTATCTGGATATCATCGGTGAAAATGATTATATGAGGATTGGCCGTCCAGTAGATATAGATAAGGCTGCAGTCGCTGAAAAAGAGACAATCCTGCATGATACGATGTCAACGCTAACTGGATGGGGAGATGCTGCCAATACAGACATCGATGGCGGTGTCGTAACAGGAACCATGGCAAGTGATGGAGCCAAGTTTTATGCTTCGTCATTTGGCACTGGCACCAGTTGGCACGGTCCGGCTAAGATTAAATCCCTTGGCCAGGAATTGGCTGACTTTGAGGTTGCTTTACAACCAATTCTGGATAATGATGATCTGTCAAAGGTAGGACGCATTGAACTCTACTTGCTTGATGTAAATAAAAAAGCTGTGGCCAAACTGGCCATAAAGGACATATCCAAAGGCCAGGGCGGGAACATCGTTGAAATCAGGGTAGGCGATAATGTCGTTAATACCTTCCTAATCAACGAGTACGGAACCAATTGGAACACATGGCATGACTTTAACGGATTACTGCAGCTGACCAATAAGGGAAACAAATGGACTGCTTATGTGTGCAAATTCATTAACGGACAGGCAGACCAAAGGACAGCCAGAAAGCTTGTAGAATGGACAGATCTTAATAATCAATTTACTAGCAAGGTCGCACATGTAGTCGTCCACATTGGGGCGAATGGTACATCCACACCTTCTCAAATGAGTATCCAGGACTTGAAGGTGTTCAATCTGAATCAGCTATCAGAAAGCCAAATACCTTACATTGGTTTAGAGGGTGACGTCTTTGAATTTGACTACGCACGTAGCGTAATCCTTAAAAACGGAGAATTTTTTTATAAGAAAGATTTCGGCGCACGCTTCTTTGGACTGAGACCAGGAGATAACCCGGTAGTCTTCAGCCCTCCTGAAGTGATTGGAAAAGTCGAAGCAGAATGGAGTCCACCATATCGATGA
- a CDS encoding phage major capsid protein codes for MNKKQLLAMQKRNKKRLTELRKKLEKNEVRAEDLETVQAEVQELADEAQDIADALANMGDGDDNPEDAPPADEDTEGRSDTDPESPDNDPEDTPSTDPEEQRSPVNVLSTEKRNALMTQIASGLSTRGAKSTKTKEKEIRSAFANFVVGKISESEARALGVETNNGSVTIPEVIASEIITYAQEENLLRKYGTRVKTKGNVKYPVLVKKAEANVVKTERHIGPNPIPETDIEFDEIYLSPVEFDALATVSKKLINTSGVNVEDIVIEELKKAYVRKETNYMFNGDDVGNENPGALAKKAVAYYESTPVDINADGYSQKLYQQLVKMKNQPVTEVLKKSMWIVNRAALTVLEGMTDTTGRPLLHVDATDGVSYKLLGHKLDFTDSADGTDSNAPIFYFGDISKFRIQDVIGAMQMQKLVEAFHATNRIGFQIYNLLDGQLVYSPHEPAVYRYEVGATAPVGG; via the coding sequence ATGAACAAAAAACAATTGCTAGCTATGCAAAAGAGAAACAAAAAGCGTCTAACTGAACTGCGCAAGAAGCTTGAGAAGAATGAGGTGCGTGCTGAAGATTTAGAAACTGTTCAGGCAGAAGTGCAGGAGCTTGCTGACGAGGCTCAAGATATTGCAGATGCGCTTGCTAACATGGGTGACGGTGATGATAATCCAGAAGATGCACCACCAGCTGATGAGGATACAGAGGGTCGTTCTGACACAGATCCAGAGAGTCCGGACAATGATCCTGAAGATACACCATCCACAGATCCGGAAGAGCAACGCTCTCCTGTTAATGTGTTGAGCACGGAAAAGAGAAATGCTCTTATGACGCAAATTGCATCTGGCCTTTCAACCCGTGGAGCAAAATCTACTAAGACAAAAGAAAAAGAGATTCGTTCGGCGTTTGCTAATTTCGTTGTTGGTAAAATCTCTGAATCGGAAGCAAGGGCATTGGGCGTTGAAACGAATAATGGTTCCGTTACTATCCCTGAAGTTATTGCCAGTGAAATCATTACTTATGCTCAGGAAGAGAACTTGCTGCGTAAGTATGGTACTCGTGTTAAAACTAAAGGCAATGTGAAGTATCCTGTACTGGTTAAAAAGGCAGAAGCTAATGTGGTTAAAACTGAGCGCCACATCGGGCCTAATCCAATTCCAGAAACAGACATCGAATTCGATGAAATCTATCTGTCTCCTGTTGAGTTTGATGCTCTTGCGACAGTTTCCAAGAAGCTCATCAATACTTCAGGTGTGAATGTTGAAGACATTGTCATTGAAGAGCTTAAGAAGGCTTATGTTCGCAAGGAAACTAACTATATGTTCAATGGGGATGATGTGGGTAATGAAAACCCTGGTGCGCTCGCTAAAAAGGCAGTTGCATATTACGAGTCAACCCCAGTGGATATTAATGCAGATGGATATTCACAAAAGCTGTACCAACAACTTGTAAAAATGAAAAACCAACCGGTTACCGAAGTCTTGAAGAAATCGATGTGGATTGTAAACCGTGCTGCATTGACGGTGCTTGAAGGAATGACCGACACAACAGGTCGTCCTTTGTTGCATGTAGATGCAACTGATGGTGTGAGTTATAAATTACTTGGTCACAAGTTGGACTTTACAGATTCGGCAGATGGCACGGATTCTAATGCTCCAATCTTCTATTTCGGTGATATCAGCAAATTCCGTATCCAAGATGTCATTGGTGCAATGCAAATGCAGAAACTTGTGGAAGCGTTCCATGCAACAAACCGTATCGGTTTCCAAATCTACAACCTGCTTGATGGTCAGTTGGTTTACAGCCCACACGAGCCGGCTGTTTATCGTTATGAAGTAGGAGCTACTGCCCCTGTAGGAGGTTAA
- a CDS encoding head-tail adaptor protein, protein MPKRQSNKLQWTAELLKLGETIDPETDRPVMGYPLERKIKYANLGVTSTDKIFADRDVNEIVKKIEVRLDRAIEDNQKEYRIEIRGKKYNIERIYTKEDERMMELSLSYAN, encoded by the coding sequence ATGCCGAAACGACAATCTAATAAGCTGCAATGGACGGCTGAACTTTTAAAGTTAGGAGAAACCATTGACCCTGAAACAGATCGTCCAGTCATGGGCTATCCTTTAGAGCGAAAAATTAAATATGCCAATCTTGGTGTTACCTCCACAGACAAGATTTTTGCCGATCGAGATGTTAATGAAATAGTGAAGAAGATTGAAGTGCGGTTGGATCGAGCCATCGAGGACAATCAAAAAGAGTACCGGATTGAGATTCGCGGTAAAAAATATAATATCGAGCGTATCTATACGAAAGAGGATGAGCGCATGATGGAGTTGAGTTTATCCTATGCAAATTAA
- a CDS encoding major tail protein yields MTKAKEMLYPVGVENLYIAMMTGGKDTADVVPTYDPEIYSLPTIETIGIQGNPTTATKWASNKLFVNATKNSTFALTLDHTALPVEVMDKIMGFLATKGIVFEKSDVKELPYFAVGFIAPLSSGDKIARWYPRVQVTPPQETYTTNTEESTIPTQQLVMTASPLLFNNVTKVDFNSARDGATGITAEDFMAQVVSDESQLETLFPAPTGA; encoded by the coding sequence ATGACGAAAGCAAAAGAAATGCTATATCCAGTTGGCGTGGAAAATTTATATATCGCTATGATGACTGGTGGAAAAGACACAGCAGATGTGGTACCCACTTACGATCCAGAAATTTATAGTTTGCCGACGATTGAAACTATCGGGATCCAGGGGAATCCAACAACAGCAACTAAGTGGGCTTCTAATAAATTGTTCGTCAACGCGACGAAGAATTCCACATTTGCTTTGACTTTGGACCACACTGCACTGCCTGTGGAAGTAATGGATAAAATTATGGGGTTCCTTGCTACCAAGGGAATTGTATTTGAAAAATCTGATGTGAAGGAATTACCATACTTTGCAGTAGGTTTTATCGCACCATTGAGTAGCGGTGACAAAATCGCAAGATGGTATCCTCGTGTCCAGGTAACTCCACCACAAGAAACATACACAACTAACACTGAAGAATCGACAATTCCAACCCAACAGTTGGTTATGACAGCTTCACCATTGCTCTTCAACAATGTTACCAAGGTAGACTTCAACTCTGCCCGAGACGGTGCCACAGGCATCACTGCGGAAGATTTTATGGCACAGGTAGTTTCAGACGAATCTCAACTAGAGACTCTATTCCCTGCACCTACAGGAGCGTGA
- a CDS encoding head-tail connector protein, with amino-acid sequence MTDTQYLEKLKSHIHWEEGMDETMLPFYIERGKKYVKKATGGQDEWLIIMFAGIFYEYRVSEKELEQALDAMTPFIIQEVFEEDAETTI; translated from the coding sequence ATGACAGATACTCAGTATCTTGAAAAATTAAAGTCGCATATCCACTGGGAGGAGGGCATGGATGAAACCATGCTCCCTTTTTATATTGAACGTGGTAAAAAATATGTTAAGAAAGCAACTGGTGGACAAGATGAATGGCTAATTATCATGTTTGCTGGGATATTCTACGAGTACCGTGTATCAGAAAAGGAACTGGAACAAGCTCTTGATGCTATGACACCTTTTATTATTCAGGAGGTGTTTGAAGAAGATGCCGAAACGACAATCTAA
- a CDS encoding HK97 family phage prohead protease — MTKKRELRTIDITNLKTRDAINDQPAMISGYAAVFNSKTSIGDYFEEIIMPGAFSRSIATNSDIRALFNHDWNNVLGRTKSGTLRLSEDDRGLKFEVELPNTSLARDLAESMARGDINQCSFGFYIEDAGKETWDYSVEPALRTIHEVELFEISIVSLPAYDDTEAALVRSKEIDKYVEMRIKLINQIKGVLEK; from the coding sequence ATGACAAAGAAAAGGGAACTGAGGACAATTGACATCACCAATTTAAAAACTCGTGATGCGATCAATGACCAGCCTGCCATGATTAGCGGGTATGCAGCTGTTTTTAATTCTAAGACCAGTATTGGTGATTACTTTGAAGAAATCATTATGCCAGGTGCGTTCAGCAGGTCTATCGCGACAAACAGCGATATAAGGGCCCTGTTCAATCATGACTGGAACAATGTCCTAGGTAGAACGAAAAGCGGCACACTGAGGCTCTCAGAGGACGACAGAGGGCTAAAATTTGAAGTCGAGTTGCCGAATACCTCGCTTGCTCGGGATCTTGCAGAGAGCATGGCAAGAGGGGACATAAACCAGTGTTCTTTTGGATTTTATATTGAAGATGCTGGGAAAGAGACCTGGGATTATTCCGTTGAACCAGCGTTGCGTACTATTCATGAAGTTGAATTATTTGAAATTAGTATAGTCTCCCTCCCGGCATATGATGACACAGAAGCTGCTCTCGTTCGAAGTAAAGAAATCGATAAATATGTTGAAATGCGTATTAAACTAATAAATCAAATAAAGGGAGTTTTGGAAAAATGA
- a CDS encoding phage tail spike protein, translating into MIHILHHQKDEIINWINHVKSDNHENSIENEETYDFILSVNEPGAADIGSRTRLLIPGEEGDYREFIVDKTSERTAYMEKGVYSKGSFIDIKNLKYISPQVLDAQTIQTAAGMVLSGLKWEVGIVEYSGIRKWTIETHMDAYEALKAISTLFDCELRFRVTVDGDQITGRYVDFIKKQGLNRGKETVFGKDLIGITRKVYSDRIVTALHCIGPERQDGTRLEVTVEDDEAFQNWNWQGQHLTQLYFPESSDQDMTLERLTQLGETELKKRIAAAIEYEVEAASLEHIFGYEHEITRLGDSVKIKDEHFNPPMYLDSRVIFVDRSVFNKAKKSYKLGEVIEYKKEDVMKTWRELQALYATKVIKSPTAPPGKPNVIWIQTGVVPEIMYTWDGVEWVKVTPTEAIEVGAETPDGAQVKANTARDEAKAYTNQQLTNYVSNTTYQQDITEIQNQIDGNITSWFYSYDPTLSNAPANTWTTTDDKNTHLGDLFYNTSSGYAWRFALENGVYKWISVKDTDVTKALSDAAKI; encoded by the coding sequence ATGATCCATATACTGCATCATCAAAAAGATGAAATCATTAATTGGATTAATCATGTGAAGTCGGACAATCATGAAAACTCAATAGAAAACGAAGAAACCTATGACTTTATCCTTTCAGTGAATGAACCCGGTGCAGCTGACATCGGAAGTCGTACTCGTTTACTGATACCGGGTGAAGAAGGGGATTACCGAGAGTTTATTGTCGATAAAACCTCAGAACGAACAGCATATATGGAGAAAGGGGTATACTCTAAAGGTTCTTTTATAGACATCAAAAACCTAAAATATATTTCTCCACAAGTGCTCGATGCTCAGACCATCCAGACAGCTGCAGGCATGGTCCTCAGCGGACTTAAATGGGAAGTTGGTATTGTTGAGTATAGCGGTATCCGAAAATGGACCATCGAAACTCACATGGATGCTTATGAAGCACTGAAAGCCATTTCCACCTTGTTCGACTGCGAATTGCGATTCAGGGTAACAGTTGACGGTGACCAGATAACGGGCCGATATGTGGACTTCATTAAAAAACAAGGGTTGAATCGTGGCAAGGAAACGGTATTCGGCAAGGACCTCATAGGAATCACTCGAAAGGTTTACTCGGATCGAATTGTCACAGCACTACATTGTATCGGTCCAGAACGTCAAGATGGCACAAGGTTAGAAGTGACCGTGGAAGACGATGAAGCATTCCAGAACTGGAACTGGCAAGGTCAGCACCTTACTCAATTGTATTTTCCTGAATCATCTGACCAGGACATGACACTCGAAAGACTAACCCAGCTGGGTGAAACGGAACTCAAGAAACGGATCGCCGCTGCTATTGAATACGAGGTGGAGGCAGCTAGTCTAGAGCATATCTTTGGATATGAACATGAGATTACCAGACTTGGAGATTCAGTGAAAATTAAAGATGAGCACTTCAACCCTCCGATGTATTTGGATTCGAGGGTTATTTTTGTTGATCGCTCGGTTTTCAATAAGGCGAAAAAGTCCTATAAGCTTGGGGAAGTCATCGAGTACAAAAAAGAGGATGTCATGAAGACCTGGAGGGAGCTGCAGGCACTATATGCAACAAAGGTGATCAAGTCACCGACTGCTCCTCCAGGAAAGCCGAATGTTATTTGGATTCAGACCGGGGTTGTTCCTGAAATTATGTATACCTGGGACGGAGTAGAATGGGTTAAAGTAACTCCGACAGAAGCAATTGAAGTAGGAGCTGAAACTCCAGATGGGGCACAAGTAAAAGCTAACACTGCCCGGGATGAAGCTAAAGCCTATACGAATCAGCAGCTCACAAATTACGTCAGTAATACAACTTATCAGCAAGATATCACTGAAATTCAAAATCAGATTGATGGGAACATTACAAGCTGGTTTTACAGCTACGATCCAACACTATCCAATGCACCTGCTAATACTTGGACAACCACTGATGATAAGAATACGCATTTAGGCGACCTCTTTTATAACACATCAAGTGGTTATGCATGGAGGTTCGCGCTGGAAAATGGAGTATATAAATGGATTAGTGTGAAGGATACGGATGTCACCAAGGCACTATCCGATGCAGCTAAAATTTAG
- a CDS encoding HK97-gp10 family putative phage morphogenesis protein gives MNNNNGFAEALEEINTLLKVDKKVELNVLDEAAKYFVQKLKPRIKSSDMNKKHLRDSLKVVVKDDLVSVEFEDDAWYWYLVEHSHKKSNGKGKVKGQHFVQNTFDAEGDKIVEIMVSKIIDKMGG, from the coding sequence ATGAATAATAACAATGGTTTTGCAGAAGCACTTGAGGAGATTAACACGCTCTTGAAAGTTGATAAGAAGGTTGAGCTGAATGTCCTGGATGAAGCGGCAAAATATTTTGTACAGAAATTAAAACCTCGAATCAAAAGTTCTGATATGAACAAGAAGCACCTAAGAGACAGTCTTAAGGTCGTTGTGAAAGACGACCTTGTTTCAGTTGAATTCGAAGATGACGCCTGGTACTGGTATTTGGTAGAACATAGCCATAAGAAATCAAATGGCAAGGGGAAGGTAAAAGGACAGCACTTTGTTCAGAATACCTTTGATGCAGAAGGTGACAAAATCGTCGAGATCATGGTCAGTAAGATCATCGACAAAATGGGAGGTTGA